In Thermoplasmata archaeon, a genomic segment contains:
- the larE gene encoding ATP-dependent sacrificial sulfur transferase LarE — protein sequence METIPDNLVKFFEDNPKPALAFSGGVDSTYLMYVCRRLDVDMIPVFYTGGFQTVAQLVNVENLCQRFNFNPEFIEDDIFECKDIAANGPDRCYLCKKRMATIMWKRVKKFGSKYMMDGTNASDDPATRPGMKVLDELGIRSPLRECGLTKEDIRRLSKEAGLPTWDLPSDSCLATRIPTGTPVTRENTQRVNYVEKEIRVMGFKDIRVRDIDGCAHLETLPSQKDLLEEMKPEIEEVLLKQYKSVTYGERKPQ from the coding sequence ATGGAAACGATACCTGACAATTTGGTGAAATTCTTCGAGGACAACCCCAAGCCAGCCTTGGCATTCTCCGGCGGGGTGGATTCGACTTACCTGATGTACGTCTGCAGGAGGCTGGACGTGGACATGATCCCCGTATTCTACACTGGAGGATTCCAGACCGTCGCCCAGCTGGTCAATGTCGAGAATCTCTGCCAGCGCTTCAATTTCAATCCTGAGTTCATTGAGGACGACATATTCGAATGCAAGGATATCGCTGCGAATGGGCCAGATAGATGCTATCTCTGCAAGAAGAGGATGGCTACCATCATGTGGAAGAGGGTGAAGAAGTTCGGATCCAAGTACATGATGGACGGGACCAATGCATCGGACGATCCCGCCACCAGACCCGGCATGAAGGTTCTGGACGAACTAGGTATACGTTCTCCCCTCAGGGAATGCGGTCTGACGAAGGAAGACATCCGCAGGCTGTCTAAAGAGGCTGGACTCCCAACCTGGGATCTGCCTTCGGATTCATGTTTGGCCACCCGTATCCCTACAGGAACTCCGGTCACAAGGGAGAACACACAGCGTGTGAACTATGTCGAGAAGGAGATCAGGGTCATGGGCTTCAAGGACATTAGGGTCCGCGACATAGACGGCTGTGCCCATTTGGAAACGCTGCCTTCACAGAAGGACCTTCTGGAGGAGATGAAACCCGAAATCGAGGAAGTCCTTCTCAAGCAGTACAAGTCAGTTACATACGGAGAGAGGAAGCCGCAATGA
- a CDS encoding leucine-rich repeat domain-containing protein yields MYTTTENENVEKNHRPIRIAVVCAAVMMVVALVPLFADGLIAEETVEEGNDGDVHWVISGDTMTITPKEGKDKADMDDYDDAGEEPNWRKAAGWPNVKNLEIKDGVTCVGKRAFAWVDDEEGAKLETVTFDGSVKKIKECAFINQYIQTINFSEGLEEIGPTAFGYCSPASLTLPASLKEIGDNGFFLSGALHDLVLPETLEYVGWESFGGIGSLKKLTISCKEVGGEAFAMVGPEYLEISSNVKKIGENAFTCIFVVDGQEHDFNDLDIDQLRGTVWTGNGDYYLYLQNSAGDQSNDNLLLYVAIGVCAVIAIAAIAYYLHKKQQSSV; encoded by the coding sequence ATGTACACCACAACTGAGAATGAAAATGTTGAGAAGAACCATCGTCCAATCAGGATCGCGGTAGTTTGTGCAGCTGTCATGATGGTGGTTGCGTTGGTACCTCTTTTTGCAGACGGCCTTATTGCTGAGGAGACGGTCGAAGAGGGCAATGATGGTGACGTCCATTGGGTGATCTCAGGCGACACAATGACGATCACTCCGAAGGAAGGCAAAGACAAAGCGGATATGGATGACTACGATGACGCCGGCGAGGAACCGAATTGGAGGAAGGCTGCAGGATGGCCCAACGTGAAGAATCTCGAGATCAAGGACGGAGTAACCTGTGTCGGTAAGAGGGCATTTGCTTGGGTCGATGATGAGGAAGGAGCAAAACTTGAAACGGTGACCTTCGATGGTTCCGTCAAGAAGATCAAGGAGTGCGCATTTATCAACCAGTACATTCAAACAATCAATTTCTCGGAGGGTCTGGAAGAAATCGGTCCTACCGCATTCGGCTATTGCTCTCCAGCTTCCCTCACCTTACCTGCCTCTTTGAAGGAAATAGGGGACAATGGATTCTTTTTGAGCGGGGCTTTGCACGATCTAGTTCTCCCCGAGACTTTGGAATACGTGGGGTGGGAGTCATTCGGAGGCATTGGATCATTGAAGAAACTGACTATTTCATGCAAAGAGGTGGGCGGAGAAGCCTTCGCGATGGTCGGTCCCGAGTATTTGGAGATCAGCAGCAATGTGAAAAAAATCGGTGAAAATGCATTCACATGCATATTCGTCGTCGACGGACAAGAACACGACTTCAACGACCTTGATATTGACCAATTGAGAGGGACTGTATGGACGGGCAACGGGGATTATTACCTGTATCTCCAGAACAGTGCCGGGGATCAATCAAACGATAATCTCCTGCTTTATGTCGCGATAGGGGTTTGCGCCGTCATAGCCATCGCGGCCATAGCTTACTACCTCCATAAGAAACAGCAAAGCTCTGTCTGA
- the larB gene encoding nickel pincer cofactor biosynthesis protein LarB, whose protein sequence is MTGREILEAVRDGKMSVEDAERMLRSRPFVDLGFAKVDTQRKSRQGASEVIYGASKTPEQSIKIAETLLENGSECVMVTRCGKETCDLAVSKGLKAEYRQDARICIVGDIPEKKRASYICVVCAGTSDIPVAEEAAVTAEVLGCNVKRSYDAGVAGIHRLLSDADTIMGATAVVVAAGMEGALPSVVGGLVSVPVIAVPTSVGYGASFEGLTALLAMMNSCASTVSVVNIDNGFGAGYIASLIDKRGEI, encoded by the coding sequence ATGACCGGAAGGGAGATCCTGGAGGCTGTCAGGGACGGCAAGATGTCGGTGGAGGATGCAGAGCGTATGCTTCGCTCCAGACCTTTCGTGGATCTCGGTTTCGCCAAAGTGGATACTCAGAGGAAGTCGAGGCAGGGTGCTTCAGAGGTCATATACGGCGCCAGCAAGACTCCTGAGCAGTCGATCAAAATTGCGGAGACGCTATTGGAGAACGGTTCCGAATGCGTCATGGTGACGAGATGCGGTAAGGAGACCTGCGATCTTGCCGTATCCAAAGGTCTGAAGGCCGAATACAGGCAGGATGCCAGGATATGCATCGTAGGAGATATTCCCGAAAAGAAGAGGGCCAGTTATATCTGTGTGGTGTGTGCAGGAACGAGCGACATCCCGGTCGCTGAGGAGGCTGCGGTCACGGCAGAGGTGCTGGGTTGCAACGTGAAGCGGTCGTATGATGCTGGAGTGGCAGGTATACATCGTCTGCTTTCAGATGCCGATACAATCATGGGTGCGACCGCAGTCGTCGTTGCCGCAGGAATGGAAGGCGCTCTGCCCAGTGTCGTTGGCGGATTGGTCAGCGTACCAGTCATAGCGGTCCCGACATCAGTCGGTTATGGGGCATCATTCGAAGGATTGACGGCATTGCTGGCCATGATGAATTCATGTGCGTCCACAGTTAGTGTTGTAAACATTGACAACGGCTTCGGCGCAGGTTATATCGCATCGCTCATCGATAAGAGAGGAGAGATCTAA
- the larC gene encoding nickel pincer cofactor biosynthesis protein LarC, whose protein sequence is MRTLYLECNAGVSGDMLLGALSGLLDDPSKIKIMLESAGIPDVEIMVHPKEINHIQGNKVEVLVHGQPEGHHHDHSHPHRTLVEVLDIINGLKIPDPVKHHAMKIYEDIAKAESEVHGTSVGEVHFHEVGMLDAIADIVGACLLIHELAPDTIVSSPLRTGYGYVDCAHGKLPIPAPATALLLRNVPNYAGDLEGEFTTPTGAAIIGHFAEDFGQRPRMTIQRIGMGMGDREFSIPNMVRAFIGDSSEGLFEIYEINCNIDDMTPEDLGPMIDRLLEEGARDATLTPMIMKKGRPGYRLTCLCRQADKEKLAKLILANTSTIGLRIWKAERFEMSSRIENCHTEYGDVRIKVSEGYGITKWKPEHDDLVKASEKHGVSIRKVRESIRFEPKSKE, encoded by the coding sequence ATGAGGACGCTTTATTTGGAATGCAACGCAGGGGTCTCCGGCGATATGCTACTCGGAGCATTATCGGGTCTCTTGGACGATCCTTCGAAGATCAAGATCATGCTCGAATCGGCGGGCATACCAGATGTCGAGATCATGGTGCACCCCAAGGAGATAAACCATATCCAAGGTAACAAGGTAGAGGTCCTGGTCCATGGTCAGCCTGAAGGCCATCACCACGACCATTCTCATCCCCATAGGACTCTGGTGGAAGTACTTGACATAATCAACGGGCTGAAGATCCCTGATCCAGTCAAGCATCATGCGATGAAGATCTACGAGGATATCGCAAAGGCCGAATCAGAGGTGCACGGAACATCTGTAGGAGAGGTCCATTTTCATGAGGTGGGCATGTTAGACGCTATTGCGGATATCGTAGGGGCTTGTTTGCTTATTCATGAATTGGCTCCGGATACGATAGTGTCTTCACCGTTGCGTACTGGATACGGTTACGTGGACTGTGCCCACGGAAAGCTTCCAATACCTGCTCCCGCCACCGCATTGCTGCTCAGGAATGTTCCCAATTATGCTGGCGATCTAGAGGGAGAGTTCACCACCCCCACAGGTGCTGCCATCATCGGACATTTTGCGGAGGATTTCGGGCAGCGTCCCCGCATGACCATTCAGAGGATAGGCATGGGTATGGGTGACCGTGAATTCTCCATACCGAACATGGTCAGGGCATTCATCGGTGATTCTAGCGAAGGGCTATTCGAGATCTATGAGATTAATTGTAACATCGACGATATGACGCCCGAAGACCTTGGCCCCATGATCGACCGGCTTCTTGAAGAGGGCGCGCGCGATGCCACCCTTACGCCTATGATTATGAAGAAGGGCAGACCGGGTTACAGGCTCACCTGCCTGTGCCGTCAGGCGGACAAGGAGAAGCTGGCGAAGCTCATACTTGCGAACACCTCTACCATCGGTCTTAGGATCTGGAAGGCGGAAAGGTTCGAGATGTCCTCTCGTATCGAGAATTGTCACACTGAATACGGTGACGTCCGTATTAAGGTCTCGGAAGGATACGGCATCACGAAATGGAAACCCGAGCATGATGACCTTGTGAAGGCATCAGAGAAACACGGTGTTTCAATCAGAAAAGTCAGGGAATCGATACGCTTCGAACCCAAATCAAAAGAATGA